The following DNA comes from Thermococcus piezophilus.
TTACACCTTCCGCTTTCTGGTGGAGAACATCGAGCTTAATAAAGTGCAGGACAGGATGACGGCTTACAACATTGACAACCGCGACTTTCTAGGGGAGAACATCGCCGACAGGATTCTCATGGGATACGTGGTGAAGACTCACGAGTTCATCCCTAAAGCGCTGAGCATAGCGAAGGACGAGGCGATAATCCACTACCACAACACCGTTCCCGAGAGGCTGATGCCGAGGGAACCCCTTGAGACCTTCCAGAAAACGGCCAGGGAATACGGCTACGAGGTGGAGAAGCTCAACGAGCTCGTTATAAAGCGCTACGCTCCAGGGGTGTGGCACGTGGTTCTGGATTTAAGTGTCTTCAAGCGGTAGTATAATCGCGGTTATAATAATCGCTATCATACAACGTCAGCAGTTGTCTTCATCAGGCCCTTTCAAACCTCTTCCACAACGGCTCCCAGTCATCGCAGACGAAATTCATGTGGACTGTTTTCATGCACTTCCTGCATATCCCCTGTGTCGGGAAATACGAGTCTACCGCACCGAACCAGTGGCAGTTCTTGCAGGCTTTAAGACCTTCATCCATCGGGTTCACCCATGAAAATTCATGCGCTCCGAATAAACCTTTGGCTATTTGTGTTCGTCTTGGGTCATTGTAGTTAACAAATGGACTTAACGTAAAGGGTTCGGTGAAATGTTTCCTTTTGCGAAGCCCTTATATCCTTCAAACCGAAAATCTCTCGAGGTGATTCTGATATGTCAATGAAAGGATGGTGGGGAAGGATCCTCCGGGTCGACTTGACCAACAACAAAGTCTGGGTGCAGGAGTATTCTCCCGATGTGGCTCAGCAGTTTATCGGGGGTAGAGGTCTCGCAATCAAGATCCTCTGGGATGAAGTCAAAGGTGCCGACCCGCTTGGGCCGGAGAACAAGCTCGTTTTTGCTGCGGGTCCGTTCAACGGTTTACCAACTCCGAGCGGCGGTAAGCTCGTCGTCGCCGCCAAGAGCCCGCTCACCGGCGGTTACGGTGATGGTAACCTCGGCACCATGGCGACTGTCCACCTGAGAAAGGCCGGTTATGATGCCATCGTCGTTGAGGGCAAGGCCAAGAAGCCGGTTTACCTCTACATAGAGAACGACAACGTTAGCATACTCAGCGCTGAGGGCCTCTGGGGTCTCGACACCTTCAAGACAGAGGAGGAGCTCAAGAAGATACACGGCAAGAACGTCGGAATCCTTAGCATCGGTCCGGGTGGAGAAAACCTTGTCCGCTACGCCGTCGTCATGTCACAGGAGGGCAGGGCCGCTGGAAGGCCCGGTATGGGTGCCGTAATGGGAAGCAAAAAGCTCAAGGCCGTCGTCATAAAGGGAACGAAGGAGATACCAGTCGCTGACAAGAAAAAGCTCCAGGAGCTCTCAAAGGAGGCCTACAAGGCAATCCAGAGCTCGCCGGCTTACCCCTTCTGGAAGAGGCAGGGAACCATGGCCGCTGTCGAGTGGACCAACGAAAACAGCGCCCTGCCGACGAGGAACTTCAGCGACGGTTCCTTCGAGTTTGCACGCTCGATCGATGGATACACCATGGAGGGCATGAAGGTCAAGCAGCGCGGTTGTCCGTACTGTAACATGCCCTGTGGAAACGTCGTCCTCGATGCCGAAGCCCAGGAGAGCGAGCTTGACTACGAGAACGTTGCCCTGCTCGGCTCAAACCTCGGCCTTGGCAAGCTCAATGAGGTTTCGGTCCTCAACAGGCTCGCCGACATGTACGGCCTCGACACCATTTCACTCGGTGTATCGATATCATTCGTGATGGAGGCTGTAGAGAGGGGACTCCTTAAGGAAGGTCCGACCTTTGGGGACTTCAAGGGCGCCAAGCAGCTCATTGAGGACATCGCCTTTAGGAGGGGAGAGCTCGGCAACTTCGCCGCCGAAGGCGTCATGAGGATGAGCCAGAAGCTCGGCGATGACAGCTTCGCCATGCACGTAAAGGGCCTTGAGACGAGCGGTTACAACTGCTTCATCTATCCGGCCATGGCGCTCGCCTTCGGTACCAGCTCAATCGGTGCTCACCATAAGGAGGCATGGGTCATCGCCTGGGAGATTGGCACCGCTCCAATCGAGGGTGAGCAGGCCAAGAAGGTCGAGTACAAAATCACCTACAACCCGGAGAAGGCCGCTAAGGTTATCGAGCTCCAGCGCCTCAGGGGAGGCCTCTTTGAGATGCTCACCGCATGTAGGCTTCCATGGGTCGAGGTCGGCCTGAGCCTCGACTACTATCCGAAGCTCCTCGAGGCCATTACCGGCGTAAAATACACCTGGGACGACCTCTACAGGGCAGCCGACAGGGTCTACGCACTCATCAGGGCCTTTTGGGTCAGAGAGTTCAACGGCAAGTGGGACAGAAAGATGGACTACCCGCCGAAGAGGTGGTTCATCGAGGGCCTCAAGAGCGGCTCGTACAAGGGCATGCACCTCGATGAGAAGCAGTACGACAAGCTTCTCAGCGAGTACTACAGGCTCAGGGGATGGGACGAGCGCGGAATCCCGAAGGAGGAGACCCTCAAGGAGCTCGGCCTCGAGGAGGTTATCCCAGAGCTCGAGAAGGTTACAAAGCTCGAGTGATTTTCCCTTTTTCTTCTCCAACAAACCTTAGCCCGCGGAGTCAAGTTTGTACGGTGGTAAAAATGGTCAGGATTAGGCTAATGGGAGCTTTCGCCCACCTTGCGAAGGCGAGGGATCTCAATGTGAAGATAGAGGACAAGAAAACTGTGGATGAGATTCTGAGGGAGGTAATTCCGAGGTACGACGAGTTCAAGGAGAAGATCATCTTCATCAACGGCCAGCCCGCGAGGGGCGACGCCGAGGTTACCGACGGCGATGAGATTAAGGTGATGCCGATTTTGAGCGGAGGCTGAAGGAGGACCGTTCTTTTCTTTGCTTTGGAGTTAAGTACAACAACCCGTGAGGGTATCCTCTCGTTGGTGTGAATCATGGAGAGGAAGCTCACTGAGTTCTAAATGATTCACCCAGGAAGGATAACGGTTTAACCCGTGAGGAGCTTGCGAAGTTTGATGAGAGGATTGAAGGGTATTTGAGGGAGCTGGGGTATTGAGGGAAGGGTTATTAAAGCTCCTCGTCTAAATTAATTGGGTGGGGAAATGGTCACAAAGAGGAGAACAAAGAAAAAGTACAAGCGCATTCACAATCCACTCACGGGAAAGTACTATCTCGCCGAGGTTCAGCCCGACGGGCGGTATAAAATAGTGGGACTCTGACATCCTCCCAAGAGAGGGGGCAGGAAGAAAAAAGGGTCAATTTGGGATCTTCTGGGCCAAGGGCTATGGTCAGGGTGTTCGTTGATACGAACACGATAGTCCACGGGGCAATGTTGAGGAAGGGTATCGAGGGGCATGGCAGAGCACTCGTTAGGAAATACCGCAAGCTTGAGCAATCCTACCGTCTTGTTGATAGGGCAATTAACGGAGAGTTTAAGGCTAAATTCTACACCTCAAACCTCGCAATGGCGGAGATGGCGAGGACTTTTGCCGATTTTTTAATCGCTTCCTGATGGGTGAACTTTTCAGCGAAAACAACCTGATAAGTTTTGCACTGCTCGTTGAAGGCTATTCCCTGACAAAAAACGAATTCCCCCATAAGGCTCTCAACGCCAAGGGACACACCCTCTTTAAGTTCTCATACTCCGGTCTTACTGGCAGCGAAAAGGTGAGGTTCATATATAGCCTGAGGGGGAGAAAGGGAGGTAAGGGGATACTCAAAAAGCTCAATGCCGTTGAGCTTGCCGCAGGAGTAGTTTTGGTGCCGGTGCATGCGACGTTTGAATTCAGGGCGTTTTTGACGAGATGGAGGATTGAATACGAGTACGCCCCGCCCATAATGGGCGAGTTCTTCAGGGAGGTGCCGTCCCTTGCATGAAACCCCCGAATACCTCCAATGTTAGGAGCTTACCATCGAGCGGCTGTAATCGAAGGGCCGGACTTACAGGAGGGGCATCGAGGTCCTCGAAGACGAAAACGAGCCCCTCTCAATCCCAAGGATGAAGCGTGCGATAGTAAGGACGAGCGGAGTTAGCGAGACGGAAGCGGAGGAGGCAATCAACATCCTCAAGGCCGCTCATTTTGGTGTTAATGGGTCGAGAAAGGTGCTCGACTACCTCAAGAACGGCGTTCCTGTGAAGGATGAGGAAACCGCTCAACCACAGGGGCTGATGCTCATTGACTACGAAAACCTCGGAAACAACGAGTTCATCATTGCTAACCAAGTCGGCTATCCGTTCAAGACCAAGATACCCGATGTAATCCTCTACGTCAACGGTATCCCTCTGGTCATCATCGAGTGCAAAAAGTTGGACGTGAGCTGGAAAAAGGCCTACGAGCAGATTAAGGACTACGAGAGGGAGATACCCGAGCTCTTCAAGTACGTGCAGGTAGGGATCGCCGTCGGAGATAAACCCGTCTACGTCCCCATAGTGCCGTGGCTTGACAATGTTCCGGTCTACAAATGGAAGGGCGAGAGATTTGATGAGCTGGATAATCTGGTTGGGCTTTTAAAACCTGAGACTCTCCTTGACATCTTCCGCTACTTCACCTTCTACCGTGAGAGCGGTGGAGCTTTTACAAAGGTTCTACCAAGGTACATGCAGTACCGGGCGGTTAGAGAGGTAGTGAGCATCGCTCTGGCCTACGCGAGGGGCGAGACGGAAAGAAACAGGGGCTTGATATGGCACTGGCAGGGAAGCGGAAAAACCTTGACCATTATATTCTCCGCCTATAAACTCAAGCGCCTGCTGGTAACCCCACAATTTTCTTCGTCGTTGACAGGAAGGAACTTGAGAGACAGCTGAGCGATGAGCTTAAAGCCGTGGGCCTGAGCTTTGAAGTCATGGATTCAATCGAGAAGCTCAAGGAAGTCCTAACCCACGCCGATGGAACGAGGGGGATATTCATCACACTCATCCACAAGTTCCGCGCCGAGGACCTCAATGACGTGCTGGAAGGCCTCAATAGGGAAAGCCGGAGAAGAAAGACGATAATGAACCGCAGGGACGTCGTGGTTCTCATAGACGAAGGCCACAGAACCCAGTACGGCGAGCTTGCTTCGACTATGCGCTCGATACTTAAGAGCGCGTCCTTCTTTGCCTTTACCGGTACTCCGATAGCAAAGAAAGGGCACGACACCTACGCTACCTTCGGCTATAAGGACAGGCCCTACCTCGACAGGTACTTCACAACGCAGTCCATAGGGGACGGCTTTACTGTGAAGATAACCTACCAGGCGAGGCTTGAGGGGATGTTCACCTAAAGAGGGAGCTCCTTGAGGCGTTTCTCTCATCGAAGCTGGAGTAAATCCCAGAGGAGTACCGCAGAAGGGTAGAGGAGAAGCTCAAAAAGAGGCTCAACGCGATAAGGGTCCTCCTGAAAAACCCGAAGAGGACCGAAATGATAACCCGGGACATAGCAAGGCACTATAAAGAGAGCATGGAGCCGTTTAAAGCAATGGTCGTCGCAGTTGATAGGGAGTCCTCAAAAATCCTGATAGTTACCGATATGCTCCTCACGGGCTTTGACGCCCTAATCCTTCAAATATGTATCTGGACAAGCCGCTCAAGGAGCACAGGCTCCTTCAGGCAATAGCGAGGACCAACAGGCCCTTCATCAAGAATGGTGAGAACGTCAGGCCCTTCGGCCTCGTTATAGATTACGTGGGTATATTCAAGGAGTTGAAGAGAGCGCTAGAAATCTATGATGAAGTTGATATCGAAGGGGCCACCTACAGCGTCGAAGAGATAAAGGAAGAGCTCAGGAAAAAGATTGCCAGGGTTATGGGATACTTTGATGGTCTTGAGCCGAGAAGGGATAAGGAGACGATAATGAACGCAATTGAGATACTGTTCAGAAACAACAAGGGCAAGGAGTTCGGGAGGCTGTCTTCAGAGAAGCTTTACGGTTCATATATGAGATAGTGGACATAGAGGAGATAAAGACTGACTCTCCAATAATTGAACTTGACGAGGAGTTCCTCAAGAAAGTAATGGGGGAGAGGGATAAGCGGAAGGCATTTACTAACCTCCTATTCTCGGTCAGACACTACGTAAACACTCACAAGGAACCTTTAACGGAGGACTTAGTTGAGCAGGTAGAGAAGATAATCGAAGCCTAGAGGCATAAAAAGGAAGAAATCGAAAAGCTCTATGAGGAGCTCCGTGGAATAGCGAAGGAAATAGAAACGCGCTTGCAGGAGCAGAGAAAGCTCGATTTGAACGAGCTCGAATATGCCCTTCTTATGGTGCTCAAGAAGCACATAAAGACCAATACTAACGAGCTTATCAAAGGGGTTAGAAAGCTACTCAAAGAAACTGAGGCGCTTAGGTTCACCCGCTAGACGGAGAAAACCGAGGTCGTCAGTGAGGTCTCGCTCTGAGGGACGTTAAGTATCCCCGCATCGAGATAAGCCCCCTTGGGAGGTTTCTCCCGCTTTCCAAGAGACTCATACTCGACGGTGAGTTCTACGAACTCATCGAGTCAGAGGAGTTTGGGGTTAATCCAAAGTTTCACGTGGTTCTCCTGCCCAACAACGATTTGGGAATGCTAAAAAGATGGCTGAAGAGTCAGCTGGGAGAGGGGCTGGAATTCAAGGTGAGACTCTTCTCATCGGTCTTTGGGGTAAAGTACAGAAAAATCTACATCCGCTTTCAGAAGACGAAGTGGGCAAGCTGCTCTGAGAAAGGAAATCTAAGCTTTAACCTGATGCTTATGGCGCTGCCAGAGGAACTCAGGGACTACATCATAATCCACGAGGTGGCCCACCTCAAGTTCCAAAAACACTCTCGAGCATTTTGGAAGCTCGTGAGGGAGTATTATCCAGATTACATGCGTGCCCGGAGGGGACTGAGGGAGTACTGGCGATGAGTTAGTATGTCCTTTAAACTGACTTGCGAGTGTGGGTTTTATTGAAAAACAGGCTTTTTAGCAGGTTTCCCCATTTTTAGGCGCTCGAAAAGCGCCGAGTACAGTGAAACATTGAAAAACAGCTCATGTAATAGAGAAAATCATTCAAAAGTTGAAATTTATAAGAGACGTACGAGCCTTGATCAAACTCAACGGGACTATCGTCCCGTGCGTTGAAGCTTCGCTTCAACGTCGCGCAGGCGAAGTTTGTTAGAAGGGTTGATTGGCGCCGGGGCAGGGATTTGAACCCTGGCGGGCTCGACGCCCACGGACTCTCCAGGCCCGCGCCTTCCCAGGCTAGGCTACCCCGGCGCGTAAAAAGGAGGAGAATCACGAGATGAGCTCGATCTCGATGGTGACGTCCTCAGGGACGCGAATCCTCATGATCTGCCTCATGGCCCTTTCGTCGGCCTCAATGTCAACGAGCCTCTTGTGAACGCGGAGCTCGAATCTGTCAAAGGTTGCCGTGCCCTCTCCGTCCGGGCTCTTCCTGGTGGTGATCCTGATCCTCTTGGTGGGGAGCGGGATCGGGCCGCTCATCCTAACGCCGGTCCTCTCGGCTATCTGCTTTATCTGGTCGGTGACCTCGTTGAGGGCCTTAATGTTGGTGCTTGCGAGCTTAATCCTTGCCTTCTGCATTTTCGTCCCTCCTATGAGTTCAGGGAAGTAAAGGAAAGATTAGTGAAGGGCTTCACTCGCCCTTCTGAACGGAGATAACCATACCCGCAGCGACGGTCTGGCCCATGTCACGGATGGCGAACCTGCCCATCTGCGGGATCTCCTTGACCGGCTCAATAACCATTGGCTTGGTCGGCCTGAGGATGACGATGGCGGAGTCACCGGTCTTGATGAACTGCGGGTTCTCCTCGACGATGTTACCTGTCCTCGGGTCGAGCTTGGCGAGGATCTGCTCGAACCTGACGGCGACCTGGAGGGTATGGGCGTGGAGGACTGGGGTGTAGCCGACGGTGATGGCGGTCGGGTGGTTGAGGACGATGATCTGGGCCTTAAAGGTGTCCCTTGGCCTGACGACGGTCGGCGGGTTGTTGGTGTGGCCAGCGACATCACCGCGCTTTATGTCGTTCTTACCGACACCCCTAACGTTGAATCCGATGTTGTCACCCGGAAGGGCCTCCTGGAGTGGCTCGTGGTGCATCTCGATGCTCTTGACCTCACCCTGGATCGGCTTGTGGAAGATGGTGCTGGCCGGCTCGAAGATGACGACGTCACCGACGCGGAGGACACCGGTCTCGACACGGCCGACCGGGACGGTACCGACACCCTTAATGGAGTAAACGTCCTGGATCGGGATGCGGAGCGGCTTGTCGGTGGGCTTCGGCGGCTCGGGTATCTGGTCGAGGGCCTCGATGAGGGTTGGACCCTTGTACCAGGGCATCTTGTCGCTCTTCTTGACAACGTTGTCACCCTCCCAAGCGCTGATCGGGATGATCGGGAAGTCCTTGTAGCCGAGCATCATGAGGAGCTTCTTGACCTGCTCGGCGACCTGCTGGAACTTCTTCTCGTCGTAGTTAACCATGTCCATCTTGTTGATGGCGACGATGAGGTGGCCGATACCAAGGGTCCTGGCAAGGAAGGCGTGCTCCTTGGTCTGCGGCATGACACCGTCGGTGGCGGCAACGACGAGAACGGCAGCGTCGGCCTGGCTGGCACCGGTGATCATGTTCTTAACGAAGTCCCTGTGACCCGGAGCGTCGATGATGGTGATGTACCTGTGCGGGGTCTCGAACTTGGTGTGGGCAACGTCGATGGTGATACCCCTCTCCCTCTCCTCCTTGAGCCTGTCCATGACCCAAGCGAACTTGAAGGACTTACCCTTCTCACCCATCTCCTCGAACTTCTTGATGATGTTCTCCGGGATGTTAGCGGTGTCAAAGAGCAGCCTTCCGATGGTGGTGCTCTTTCCGTGGTCGACGTGGCCGATAAAGACTATGTTAACGTGTGGCTTCTCCTTTGCCATTTTCAAACACCTCCTAATTTTGGTCTAGTCCCGTTTGACTAGGATGGCCTTTTAAATCTTTCGAACTTCGGCTCCCTCGGGCGGGAAACCCGCCTTTTTCTCGAGGGAACCTCATGAGTTCCGAGGTGAACTTGAGGGATGAGTTTAAAAACTTAACTAATCGCCGTTGGGCAGAGATTTGTCAATTTTCAGGACAAGCCTTCAAACTCCTTCAAATCCCATACGAGCCAGCCTTCCTCCTTCAGCCTTTCCTTCCCTTCAACACTCTTCACCACTAAACCAAAGCTCTTCTCCCAATTGTTCAATCATACAAGCTCCGCTTTTTCCCTAAATCCCTCAAAATTCCCCTTGCCTCCCGATTGCTTGAGTCCTTCCACTTGACTTCAAAGAAGAGGGCCTTCTTTTCACGCTCATTCAGGGCAACCAAATTAATTTCCTCGTTCTTGTGCCACCACTTCTCAATCTTCGTGAAGCGGAACGGAAGCTTTCCATCTCTGTTCATTTTGAGAAGGAACCGCCTCGTAACTTTCTCAAAAACCCAGCCGAGGTAGTGACTGTAATTTTCCTGGATTTCAGCAACGTCAAAAGTTCCTTCCTCAATCCTTGAGAGGTTTGGGTAAACGTAGCAGAACCAGAAGGCCAAAAAGTTATCGGCAACGTAGTAATGGCCCCTCTTAGAGGAGGGCTTTTCAGTAACCGGAACTTCCCTCACGACCAAATCCATTTCAATAAGGTTGCGCAGGTAGGGGATTATGTTGGAGTGCTTCATTCCAGTGAAGTCCGTTATCTCCTTTGGCGTTGTTTTGCCCAGCGCAATAGCTTCAAGTATGCGCTTGTATGTTTTGATCTCTGTGAACTCATACCTGAGGAGAAAATCAATCTCGTCCCTAAAGAAGCTCACCGGATTAAGGAGTTCCTCCCTCAGCCACTCCCAGAGTGGGATTTCAACTTGAGTGATATAGAATGGGATGCCATCGGTGAGGGCGTAAATCTCAACGAGCTCTTCCAAGCCCGCCCTGGGAAAGAACTCCCTCAAGGTAAAAAAACTCCATCGGTTTTAACTTCATGGAGCCTATTCTCCTGCCGTAGAGTGGGCTTTTGTAGCTCAACACCTTCTCAGTCATCATGCTCACTGAAGAACCAAGGCGTATCAGTTTGGTCTTTGACCCCGAAAGATCAAGGTCAAACGCCCTTTGAAACAGGGAAAGAACCTTAGGATCTTCCTTAATCATGTTGGGAAATTCGTCTATGACCCTCACTTTTCCCTTTAGAGCGTGAAGCAGGCCCTTCCAGTCCTCACGGGCATAACGAACTTCCGGAAAAGCTCTCCCGGCAGTTTTCCGAAAATACTCGAGGTTGTCCCCTTCAACCGCCAGATAGTAAACGTGTGGTATTTCCTTAACTGCCTCAAGAACGAGTCGGTTTTTCCAACACGCCTCCTTCCGTATATCACGATGAGTTCAAACTTCTCACTCATCAACTTCTCATTTATGGCCCTTAGCTCGGCCTCCTGTCCACGAAGCGGTTCATTATGATAATCACTATTATCATATTATTATCTTTAAGAATTTTGGTCAATTGCGAATCACGATCCGAAGTCCAAGCCACTTTTGAAAAACTCAGAAAATGGCACAACAAAGAAACGAGGAATAGAAAAGTTTAGAGGGCAGAAAGCCCTCACTGCTGCGGGCAGACGTCCTGCTCCTTCGGCGGGTTCGGGTCGAGGCCCTTCCTCTGGCGTATCTGCCTGATGATCTGCTGGGCGAGTTCGTTCGGAACCCTCTTGAAGCCGGCATGCTCTGTTGTCCAGAGGGCCTTTCCGCTGGTGGCCCCGCGGATCGCTCCGGCAAATCCAAACATCTCGGCAACTGGGGCCTCGCCGATTATGATCATAACCTCTCCTTCCTGCCTCATGTCTATGAGCTGGCCGCGCCTCTGGTTGAGTTCCCTGCTGACGGCACCCATGTACTCGTAGGGTATGTTGATGATGACCTTCTGGTACGGCTCGTAGAGGACCGGCTGGGCCTTCATCATGGCGCAGTGGATGGCAGTCCTGATGGCCGGGTAGATCTGGGCCGGACCGCGGTGGACGTTGTCCTCGTGAATCTTGGCGTCGTGGAGCCTGACGATGACTTTCATGACCGGCTCCTTAGCGAGCGGTCCCTCATCCATGGCCATGTGGAAACCGTCGACGAGCAGATCCATAACCTCGTTGAGGTACTGGATACCCTTGGTGTTGTCGAAGAACATGTTGCCGTTGTATATGTCGACGATACCCTTGGCGATCTCGTAGTCCATGCCGAGCTCTGCGAGTTTCTTGGCGACCTCCTTCGGGTTCTTGGGCCTTCCCTCTGGGATGACGCCCTCACGGATGGCCTGGTAGATCTCGTCCGGCATAGGCTCGACGGTGATGTAGAACCTGTTGTGCTTGTTCGGGGACTTTCCTTCGACTATCGGGCTGACCTTGGTGACGCTCTCGCGGTAGACGACAATCGGCGGGCTGACTTCGACGTCGAGCTTCCAGTCCTCCTTGAGCTTGACGAGCTTGACCTCGAGGTGGAGCTCACCCATACCACTGAGGAGGTGCTGGCCGGTCTCCTCGTCGATCTTGACGTGCAGAGTTGGGTCCTCCTTGGCGAGCTGCCTGAGCGCCTCGATGAGCTTCGGAAGGTCCTTAACGTTCTTGGCCTCTATAGCCACGGTAACGACTGGCTCGCTGGTGTAGTGGAGCGCCTCGAACGGCTCGATCTGCTCCTGGGCGACGGTCTCACCGGCCATGGCGTCGCGCAGTCCGG
Coding sequences within:
- the for gene encoding tungsten-containing formaldehyde ferredoxin oxidoreductase, giving the protein MKGWWGRILRVDLTNNKVWVQEYSPDVAQQFIGGRGLAIKILWDEVKGADPLGPENKLVFAAGPFNGLPTPSGGKLVVAAKSPLTGGYGDGNLGTMATVHLRKAGYDAIVVEGKAKKPVYLYIENDNVSILSAEGLWGLDTFKTEEELKKIHGKNVGILSIGPGGENLVRYAVVMSQEGRAAGRPGMGAVMGSKKLKAVVIKGTKEIPVADKKKLQELSKEAYKAIQSSPAYPFWKRQGTMAAVEWTNENSALPTRNFSDGSFEFARSIDGYTMEGMKVKQRGCPYCNMPCGNVVLDAEAQESELDYENVALLGSNLGLGKLNEVSVLNRLADMYGLDTISLGVSISFVMEAVERGLLKEGPTFGDFKGAKQLIEDIAFRRGELGNFAAEGVMRMSQKLGDDSFAMHVKGLETSGYNCFIYPAMALAFGTSSIGAHHKEAWVIAWEIGTAPIEGEQAKKVEYKITYNPEKAAKVIELQRLRGGLFEMLTACRLPWVEVGLSLDYYPKLLEAITGVKYTWDDLYRAADRVYALIRAFWVREFNGKWDRKMDYPPKRWFIEGLKSGSYKGMHLDEKQYDKLLSEYYRLRGWDERGIPKEETLKELGLEEVIPELEKVTKLE
- a CDS encoding MoaD/ThiS family protein; protein product: MVRIRLMGAFAHLAKARDLNVKIEDKKTVDEILREVIPRYDEFKEKIIFINGQPARGDAEVTDGDEIKVMPILSGG
- a CDS encoding type I restriction enzyme subunit R domain-containing protein: MYLDKPLKEHRLLQAIARTNRPFIKNGENVRPFGLVIDYVGIFKELKRALEIYDEVDIEGATYSVEEIKEELRKKIARVMGYFDGLEPRRDKETIMNAIEILFRNNKGKEFGRLSSEKLYGSYMR
- a CDS encoding M48 family metallopeptidase, with product MESEEFGVNPKFHVVLLPNNDLGMLKRWLKSQLGEGLEFKVRLFSSVFGVKYRKIYIRFQKTKWASCSEKGNLSFNLMLMALPEELRDYIIIHEVAHLKFQKHSRAFWKLVREYYPDYMRARRGLREYWR
- the rpsJ gene encoding 30S ribosomal protein S10 encodes the protein MQKARIKLASTNIKALNEVTDQIKQIAERTGVRMSGPIPLPTKRIRITTRKSPDGEGTATFDRFELRVHKRLVDIEADERAMRQIMRIRVPEDVTIEIELIS
- the tuf gene encoding translation elongation factor EF-1 subunit alpha, whose product is MAKEKPHVNIVFIGHVDHGKSTTIGRLLFDTANIPENIIKKFEEMGEKGKSFKFAWVMDRLKEERERGITIDVAHTKFETPHRYITIIDAPGHRDFVKNMITGASQADAAVLVVAATDGVMPQTKEHAFLARTLGIGHLIVAINKMDMVNYDEKKFQQVAEQVKKLLMMLGYKDFPIIPISAWEGDNVVKKSDKMPWYKGPTLIEALDQIPEPPKPTDKPLRIPIQDVYSIKGVGTVPVGRVETGVLRVGDVVIFEPASTIFHKPIQGEVKSIEMHHEPLQEALPGDNIGFNVRGVGKNDIKRGDVAGHTNNPPTVVRPRDTFKAQIIVLNHPTAITVGYTPVLHAHTLQVAVRFEQILAKLDPRTGNIVEENPQFIKTGDSAIVILRPTKPMVIEPVKEIPQMGRFAIRDMGQTVAAGMVISVQKGE
- a CDS encoding ATP-binding protein, whose protein sequence is MREFFPRAGLEELVEIYALTDGIPFYITQVEIPLWEWLREELLNPVSFFRDEIDFLLRYEFTEIKTYKRILEAIALGKTTPKEITDFTGMKHSNIIPYLRNLIEMDLVVREVPVTEKPSSKRGHYYVADNFLAFWFCYVYPNLSRIEEGTFDVAEIQENYSHYLGWVFEKVTRRFLLKMNRDGKLPFRFTKIEKWWHKNEEINLVALNEREKKALFFEVKWKDSSNREARGILRDLGKKRSLYD
- a CDS encoding AAA family ATPase, yielding MRKEACWKNRLVLEAVKEIPHVYYLAVEGDNLEYFRKTAGRAFPEVRYAREDWKGLLHALKGKVRVIDEFPNMIKEDPKVLSLFQRAFDLDLSGSKTKLIRLGSSVSMMTEKVLSYKSPLYGRRIGSMKLKPMEFFYLEGVLSQGGLGRAR
- a CDS encoding elongation factor EF-2, with the protein product MGRREEMIAKIKELMTQPERIRNMGIAAHIDHGKTTLSDNLLAGAGMISEELAGKQLVLDFDEQEQARGITINAANVSMVHTYEGKEYLINLIDTPGHVDFGGDVTRAMRAIDGAIIVVDAVEGVMPQTETVLRQALREYVKPVLFINKVDRLIKELKLGPNEILNRFAKIITDVNRLIKKYAPDEFKSQWMVKVEDGSVAFGSAYYNWALSVPYMKKTGVSFKDIVELTNAGDIKTLRQKAPLHVVVLDMVVRHLPNPLEAQKYRIPHLWRGDVNSDVGQAMLKCDPQGKIVMVVTKIILDKHAGEVATGRVWSGTVKTGQEVYLISAKRKARIQQVGIYMGPERVNMEAVPAGNIVAVTGLRDAMAGETVAQEQIEPFEALHYTSEPVVTVAIEAKNVKDLPKLIEALRQLAKEDPTLHVKIDEETGQHLLSGMGELHLEVKLVKLKEDWKLDVEVSPPIVVYRESVTKVSPIVEGKSPNKHNRFYITVEPMPDEIYQAIREGVIPEGRPKNPKEVAKKLAELGMDYEIAKGIVDIYNGNMFFDNTKGIQYLNEVMDLLVDGFHMAMDEGPLAKEPVMKVIVRLHDAKIHEDNVHRGPAQIYPAIRTAIHCAMMKAQPVLYEPYQKVIINIPYEYMGAVSRELNQRRGQLIDMRQEGEVMIIIGEAPVAEMFGFAGAIRGATSGKALWTTEHAGFKRVPNELAQQIIRQIRQRKGLDPNPPKEQDVCPQQ